GACACGATGGCGGCATAGCGCGATAGTGGGCCGGCCAGGAAACGCGCCGCGGGCGAATTGGCGGCGCACAGCACACGGACGTCTTCGTCGGAGAGGCTGAACTCTGCGTGAGCGTCGCGCAGGACTAGCGTTATCGGGAGCGCCCGGGACAAGACGTCGGCTGCGCTTTCCGGATCCTGCCAGAAGTTCGTCTCGGCAACGGGCGTGATGGAACCGCCCACCTTTGCGCCGCCGAGCGCGACGATTCGGGAAAACCCATGCAGCACACCTGGATCCGCGGTAGAGACACCGGCGAGGTTGGTGAGCGGACCCAGCGTCAACAAGGTGGTGTCGGGATGTGACCGGAGCACGTCCCGATAAAGTCGGGCGACGTCGCGATCGCCCGCGATGGGCGCGCTTCGCGGTGCGGACCCCCACAGCCCGTCGTTGCCGTGCATTAGCGCACCGAGACGACTTCGTGGCCGTGCGCGGGGCGCGGCGGCACCGACCGCGACCGGAATGTCGCTGCGCCCTACCGAGTCGAGGAGGGCGAAGACATTTGCAGCAGCGTTGTCGACCGATGAGTTGCCGAATACGGTGCTGACACCTACCACGTCGAGGGATGGCTCGGCGCTAACTAGCAACCAGGCGAGGGCCGCCGCGTCGTCCACGCCCATGTCGGTGTCGACCAAGACTTGTGTAATGGAACCGGTCCTCCGAAATCGCCAGCGGTTAGTGTCTCCGAGCAGAATTCAATTATCAAGGCGGCCCGGGTCAGCGGCGGCGCCCAGGCGTCACCTCACGCCGCCAAGACCAGCCCTCGGGTGCATAGCGTGCTCGCAAGCGGAAAGTTGGCGTGGCGTCGACTGGATCGTGCTTGGACATGATCGGCATCCTTCACACAGCAGGACGGGCATCAAACCCGAGACGGTTCACATGCCCCTTATGATCCGGCCGTGAGACATCTTTTGGGGTGCATTCAATGGGAAATCACTGCCGTCTCCCCAATCGGAAATACATCTTGCTGCACTAAATACTTGCTGTGCTAAATAAATTCGCGTTTCACAATTTGCCAGAACGCTTGACAACCCTGGGTGTTGTATCGAATGATGCGCTTTGTGCAAGCGGATTCGGTTGTCTCATCATTCGACCGGGACGTGCCGGATCGGCCTTGCCTGCCCGATGGTTGGCTGCACTCGATAAGCATCGGGACGGCGTCTCCTAGCTCGCGTGTCGAGATGGGGGGCCGTCCGGGAAGCCTAAAAGCGGATACACGACTTCGCGGCGCAACTGACCCGCTGCACTGAATTCCATGAGGCGACTCCGCGCAGTTCCGCTTCGGCCCAAATGGGTTGGTGCGACATGGTGCCGGCCGCCGCCGACAACCTTTCCTGAACCCCCGACGGTGTCGACGCGCCAATCGCACAATCTGGCTCAGACCGCCGCAATCGGGCTCAACAAACGTAAAACATCCGTATCCACATTCCGTATGACACCTAATCACCACCGAGCCTGCATATGGGTGCCGGGGCCCGCATTACCCGGAAAATGGGCGGGGCAATCACTTTGGTCGATGTTGTCAACCACCTTTGGACATCTTCGGCGCTA
The nucleotide sequence above comes from Mycobacterium decipiens. Encoded proteins:
- a CDS encoding nucleoside hydrolase — its product is MVDTDMGVDDAAALAWLLVSAEPSLDVVGVSTVFGNSSVDNAAANVFALLDSVGRSDIPVAVGAAAPRARPRSRLGALMHGNDGLWGSAPRSAPIAGDRDVARLYRDVLRSHPDTTLLTLGPLTNLAGVSTADPGVLHGFSRIVALGGAKVGGSITPVAETNFWQDPESAADVLSRALPITLVLRDAHAEFSLSDEDVRVLCAANSPAARFLAGPLSRYAAIVSTLAGGQLGLPDVVAAVYAAVPSTGLDVRPAYVKVVTDGDPLTRGQSIIGLTASEKIPMLEKLDRLEAAVARATTDAEFDLAAHLRAITARATDNADVVMKVATDRIAAMFVSTIVGGQRGSP